The following are encoded together in the Desulfovibrio legallii genome:
- a CDS encoding MiaB/RimO family radical SAM methylthiotransferase produces the protein MSPWKFFLVTFGCKVNQYETEALREAWQRLGGEECDDPAQAAVICVNSCAITAKGERDARNAVYRLRRTAPQARLILTGCAARLFADYKPRPGAFWAAPDLLLPQEHKSLLLQGPWPAPDAPAATALFPDKPGGRPPAAVPHATPDAAFPPFSIARFKRARPVLKVQDGCAHRCTYCIVPLTRGRPRSRPVADIVAEARRLLAAGHAEIMLSGINLAQYGRDAATGDFWSLLTTLDAALAPEYAGRARLRISSLEPGQLDQRGLDALCSCRLLCPQLHISLQHASQSVLKRMGRGHYTAAMLSHAVEALARHWPRMGLGADIIAGFPGETEADVRLLEDFLTALPLTYAHIFPYSRRPGTAADRFADQLPHKEKLERAARLRALAARKQQAFLQAQLTLPRMLLAPDARQSGPPAGQKGGLIHGVNEYYAACRLRPAPATATAQEKSHDTNGLLPVRPVAVLEKELLVEVLPAGSAS, from the coding sequence ATGTCCCCCTGGAAATTCTTTCTTGTCACCTTCGGCTGCAAGGTCAACCAATACGAAACCGAAGCCCTGCGCGAGGCTTGGCAGCGCCTGGGCGGCGAGGAATGCGACGACCCGGCCCAGGCTGCGGTAATCTGCGTCAACAGTTGCGCCATCACCGCCAAAGGCGAGCGAGACGCCCGCAACGCCGTCTACCGCCTGCGGCGCACGGCCCCACAGGCGCGTCTGATCCTCACGGGTTGCGCCGCGCGCCTGTTCGCGGACTATAAGCCCCGCCCCGGCGCTTTCTGGGCCGCACCGGACCTGCTGCTGCCGCAGGAACACAAAAGCCTGCTTCTGCAGGGCCCCTGGCCCGCCCCTGACGCGCCCGCTGCGACGGCCCTTTTCCCCGACAAGCCGGGCGGCAGGCCCCCCGCCGCAGTTCCGCACGCAACTCCGGACGCCGCCTTTCCGCCCTTCAGCATTGCGCGCTTCAAGCGTGCCCGCCCCGTGCTCAAGGTGCAGGACGGCTGCGCCCACCGCTGTACCTACTGCATCGTGCCCTTGACCCGCGGCCGCCCGCGCAGCCGCCCTGTGGCGGACATTGTGGCCGAAGCCCGCCGCCTGCTGGCGGCCGGACACGCGGAAATCATGCTTTCGGGCATTAACCTGGCCCAGTACGGGCGTGATGCGGCTACCGGGGACTTTTGGAGTTTGCTGACCACCCTGGACGCTGCCCTGGCCCCGGAGTATGCGGGGCGGGCGCGCCTGCGCATCAGTTCTCTGGAGCCGGGCCAGCTGGACCAACGCGGGCTGGACGCCCTGTGCTCCTGCCGTCTGCTCTGCCCGCAGTTGCACATTTCGCTGCAGCACGCCAGCCAAAGCGTGCTCAAACGCATGGGGCGCGGCCATTACACCGCCGCCATGCTGTCCCACGCCGTGGAGGCGCTGGCCCGGCACTGGCCGCGCATGGGCCTGGGGGCGGACATCATTGCGGGCTTTCCCGGTGAAACGGAAGCGGACGTGCGCCTGCTGGAAGATTTTTTGACGGCCCTGCCCCTCACCTATGCCCACATCTTTCCCTATTCACGACGGCCGGGCACGGCGGCAGACCGCTTTGCCGACCAGCTGCCCCACAAGGAAAAGCTGGAACGCGCCGCACGCCTGCGCGCTCTGGCGGCCCGCAAACAGCAGGCTTTTCTGCAAGCCCAGCTGACCCTGCCCCGCATGCTTCTGGCCCCGGACGCCCGCCAAAGCGGCCCGCCCGCCGGGCAAAAAGGTGGTCTGATCCACGGCGTCAACGAATACTACGCCGCCTGCCGCCTGCGCCCAGCACCGGCAACCGCCACAGCACAAGAAAAAAGCCACGATACCAACGGGCTTTTGCCCGTCCGCCCCGTGGCTGTGCTGGAAAAAGAACTGTTGGTGGAAGTGCTGCCTGCGGGCTCCGCGTCCTGA
- a CDS encoding DUF2325 domain-containing protein yields the protein MCVTLIGGMDRLKKDYMAAAEQGGHSLKFITRNERNFVDKIGNPDALIVFTNKISHEAKRKAVQVAKSRNIPLQMVHSCGVSSLRECLRTA from the coding sequence ATGTGCGTTACCCTCATCGGCGGTATGGACCGACTGAAAAAAGACTATATGGCGGCGGCGGAGCAGGGTGGGCATTCCCTCAAGTTCATCACCCGCAACGAGCGCAATTTTGTGGACAAGATCGGCAACCCGGATGCGCTCATTGTCTTTACCAACAAAATTTCCCACGAGGCCAAGCGCAAAGCTGTGCAGGTGGCCAAGTCGCGCAATATCCCCTTGCAGATGGTGCATTCCTGCGGCGTTTCTTCTCTGCGGGAATGTCTGCGAACCGCTTAG